In Symphalangus syndactylus isolate Jambi chromosome 6, NHGRI_mSymSyn1-v2.1_pri, whole genome shotgun sequence, a genomic segment contains:
- the WEE2 gene encoding wee1-like protein kinase 2: MDDKDIDKELRQKLNFSYCEETEIEGQKKAEESREASSQTPEKGEVQDSEAKGTPPRTPLSNVHELDTSLEKDKESPDHILRTPVSHPLKCPETPAQPDSKSKRLPSDSPSTPKSMLSRLAISPTGKLPSRGPKHLKLTPAPLKDEMTSLALVNINPFTPESYKKLFLQSGGKRKMRGDLEEAGPEEGKGGLPAKRCVLRETNMASRYEKEFLEVEKIGVGEFGTVYKCIKRLDGCVYAIKRSMKTFTELSNKNSALHEVYAHAVLGHHPHVVRYYSSWAEDNHMIIQNEYCDGGSLQAAISENTKSGNHFEEPKLKDILLQISLGLNYIHNSSMVHLDIKPSNIFICHKMQSESSGVIEEVENEADWFLSANVIYKIGDLGHATSINKPKVEEGDSRFLANEILQEDYRHLPKADIFALGLTIAVAAGAESLPTNGAAWHHIRKGNFPDVPQELSESFSSLLKNMIHPDAEQRPSAAALARNRVLRPSLGKTEELQQQLNLEKFKTATLERELREAQQAQSPQGDTHHGDTGVSGTHTGSRSTKRLVGGKSARSSSFTSGEREPLH; encoded by the exons ATGGATGACAAAGATATTGACAAAGAACTAAGGCAGAAATTAAACTTTTCCTATTGTGAGGAGACTGAGATTGAAGGGcagaagaaagcagaagaaagcaGGGAAGCTTCAAGCCAAACCCCAGAGAAGGGTGAAGTGCAGGATTCAGAGGCAAAGGGTACACCACCTCGGACTCCCCTTAGCAACGTGCATGAGCTCGACACATCtttggaaaaagacaaagaaagtccAGATCATATTTTGAGGACTCCAGTGTCACACCCTCTCAAATGTCCTGAGACACCAGCCCAACCAGACAGCAAGAGCAAGCGTCTGCCCAGTGACAGCCCCTCTACTCCCAAA AGCATGCTGAGCCGGTTGGCGATTTCTCCAACAGGGAAGCTTCCTTCCAGAGGCCCTAAGCATTTGAAGCTCACACCTGCTCCCCTCAAGGATGAGATGACCTCATTGGCTCTGGTCAATATTAATCCCTTCACTCCAGAGtcctataaaaaattatttcttcaatctGGTGGCAAGAGGAAAATGCGAGGAGATCT tgagGAAGCTGGTCCAGAGGAAGGCAAGGGAGGGCTGCCTGCCAAG AGATGTGTTTTACGAGAAACCAACATGGCTTCCCGCTATGAAAAAGAATTCTTGGAGGTCGAAAAAATTGGGGTTGGCGAATTTGGTACAGTCTACAAGTGCATTAAGAGGCTGGATGGATGTGTTTATGCAATAAAGCGCTCTATGAAAACTTTTACAGAATTATCAAATAA GAATTCGGCTTTGCATGAAGTTTATGCTCACGCGGTGCTTGGACATCACCCCCATGTGGTACGTTACTATTCCTCATGGGCAGAAGACAACCACATGATCATTCAGAATGAATACTGTGATG GTGGGAGTTTGCAAGCTGCTATATCTGAAAACACTAAGTCTGGCAATCATTTTGAAGAGCCAAAACTCAAGGACATCCTTCTACAGATTTCCCTTGGCCTTAATTACATCCACAACTCTAGCATGGTACACCTGGACATCAAACCTA gtAATATCTTCATTTGTCACAAGATGCAAAGTGAATCCTCTGGAGTCATAGAAGAAGTTGAAAATGAAGCTGATTGGTTTCTCTCTGCCAATGTGATATATAAAATTG GTGACCTGGGCCATGCAACATCAATAAACAAACCTAAAGTAGAAGAAGGAGATAGTCGCTTCCTGGCTAATGAGATTTTGCAAGAG GATTACCGGCACCTTCCCAAAGCAGACATATTTGCCTTGGGATTAACAATTGCAGTGGCTGCAGGAGCAGAGTCATTGCCCACCAATGGTGCTGCATGGCACCATATCCGCAAGGGTAACTTTCCAGACGTTCCTCAGGAGCTCTCAGAAAGCTTTTCCAGTCTGCTCAAG AACATGATCCACCCTGATGCTGAACAGAGACCTTCTGCAGCAGCTCTGGCCAGAAATAGAGTTCTTCGGCCTTCCCTGGGAAAAACAGAAGAGCTCCAGCAGCAGCTGAATTTGGAAAAGTTCAAGACTGCCACACTGGAAAG GGAACTGAGAGAAGCCCAGCAGGCCCAGTCACCCCAGGGAGATACCCATCATGGTGACACTGGGGTCTCTGGGACCCACACAGGATCAAGAAGCACAAAACGCCTGGTGGGAGGAAAGAGTGCAAGGTCTTCAAGCTTTACCT CAGGAGAGCGTGAGCCTCTGcattga